The proteins below are encoded in one region of Plutella xylostella chromosome 13, ilPluXylo3.1, whole genome shotgun sequence:
- the LOC105397960 gene encoding uncharacterized oxidoreductase YrbE, whose product MATKKFAGPSPYSLKATYPEDDYLYTEYVNDVTCNHASKSQAPPVMAAIFGLGRAGSIHLSNIMGNPRVMVKYIVDDRKERFEELRKYWSLSKDVCFITSAEADKVYKDKTVNVVFIGSPTHTHHDIVVKSISNNKDVYCEKPIAENIEDTRKCYEAAKAKGRILFAAFNRRFDPAYRGLRDRVRKGDVGHVQIIKVTARDSPLPSIDYLKNSGGVFHDCLVHDFDMVCWVLGELPVRVQASASALIPEVKAIDDFDTIAFLLTFPSGAVALGDNSRFSAYGYDQRLEVFGNKGMVKVENERPCHATEALLGQDGVQLTPIYYSFPSRYRLAYRRELEHFLDIVQKGTPMEVTSWQTLAVSKIATAAERSARTGQAVDLDWSKDHIPAVYS is encoded by the exons ATGGCCACCAAAAAGTTTGCCGGTCCATCCCCCTACAGTCTCAAGGCTACATACCCTGAAGATGACTACTTGTACAcaga ATACGTGAACGACGTCACATGCAACCACGCCAGCAAATCGCAGGCTCCACCTGTCATGGCGGCCATCTTTGGGCTGGGTCGGGCCGGCTCCATCCACCTCAGCAACATCATGGGGAATCCCCGAGTGATGGTCAAGTACATCGTGGACGACCGCAAGGAACGCTTCGAAGAGCTGAGGAAGTACTGGAGCTTGAGCAAAGATGTCTGCTTCATAACCTCAGCCGAAGCTGACAAAGTCTACAAGGACAAGAC CGTCAACGTAGTTTTCATTGGCTCTCCAACTCACACCCATCACGACATAGTTGTGAAGTCGATCTCCAACAACAAGGACGTTTACTGCGAGAAGCCCATTGCTGAAAACATCGAGGACACGAGGAAATGCTACGAAGCCGCGAAGGCAAAGGGCCGTATTCTGTTTGCTGCATTCAACCGGCGCTTCGACCCCGCCTACAGGGGGCTCAGGGATCGGGTCAGGAAGGGAGACGTCGGCCACGTCCAGATAATTAAAGTTACGGCTAGAGACTCTCCTCTTCCGTCAATTGACTATTTGAAGAATTCAG GTGGTGTGTTCCACGACTGCCTGGTGCATGACTTCGACATGGTGTGCTGGGTGCTGGGCGAGCTGCCGGTGCGCGTGCAGGCCTCGGCCTCGGCCCTCATCCCGGAGGTCAAGGCCATCGATGACTTCGACACCATCGCGTTTCTGCTGACGTTCCCGTCCGGCGCCGTGGCCCTCGGGGACAACAGCCGCTTCTCCGCCTATGGATATGATCAGAGGCTTGAGGTCTTCGGAAATAAGG GGATGGTGAAGGTGGAGAACGAGCGCCCGTGCCACGCCACAGAAGCCCTGCTGGGGCAGGACGGCGTGCAGCTCACCCCCATCTACTACTCGTTCCCGTCGCGCTACCGGCTCGCCTACCGCCGCGAGCTCGAGCACTTCCTCGACATCGTTCAGA AAGGCACCCCGATGGAGGTGACGAGCTGGCAGACGCTGGCTGTGAGCAAGATCGCGACGGCGGCGGAGCGCAGCGCGCGCACCGGGCAGGCCGTCGACCTGGACTGGTCCAAGGACCACATCCCGGCTGTGTActcttaa